The Bombyx mori chromosome 4, ASM3026992v2 region aatcttatttgaaaaaaaaaagcttgtcaCTCCgcagtattttcttcggttttcacaagtcgtaaaaataatgaaaggttttttttttatcgctcagatgaATATTCTTCTCAGAATACATAGTTGACCTACGATCACGCTATCGTTAATACTAtactgataataatattatctatttCACACAGCACAGAGTTATTCAgtacgtaataataaaatatagtacactaactaaccaatttttttttctcgattttGTTATCTTTCTCAAAATAATTAATCAGGAGACATAGACACTTAGATCCCTCCCtgactatgatttttttacaatctatatattaatacgtttatgaaaaactttgtatccctttttacgaaaattgcgcggatagaggagtatgaaatttgccacacttatagagaatatagagaaggagtgcagaatgttaatattttttttaattatgcctaaaaaatacattaaatcaataaataaatacattacacacactaccatgtatttgacgcacacacgcatgcatactatttatttattgtcaaacttttgttcttgacgtctgtggtccaattgagaatagattaaaatatattgtttgtctttattaattcgTCTTAGCAAAATTTGTCATTTATGAGacagtctttgaaaatagaatcataatagtgtacaaacttacaatttcaattatagtcgaatttcttctaatgcgggaccactagtaataattatATGACCTGTTGTAATCAAaaagaaacctcaaaaataaacaaaagaaaatcttaACTTAAAAATGCTTGTTGTTACGAATCTATTTTGTGACGTGATCAATTTACGTAAAACCCGAGAAGGTAaacattagtaaaaaaaaacgacaaatttaaaaaaaaagcgcattTATTTAAACAGACCCTTCTACGTCATGACCTCGAGCCGCAACCGAAAGCACTGATACGGAATCAAAAGTAACTGAAGGTGCCACGTATCTTTAAGGCCTAGGCCGCACTACGGTGAAACCGCAGCGGTTAATAACCGTGTGAGCTTATGAAACACGAAAACGAATACAAGCGGCCGCACTTGCGGTTTTTTCCCGCGACTGATTTTAAAACCGCGAAATGTTACAAAATTGTCGCGGAAAAAAACCGCAAGAAAATTTGTAATCCATAGAACTAGGTACCCGTGCACGCACTATGCGTAACCGCGGGCGGTTTTTTTGAAATGTCAAATACATTTGCGAAACTTTGTTTCCATGAAACTGGCTACTGACATCCGATAGTAATTGAAAAATTTCTCTAGGGGTTTTCTTAAATTTCGATATTTCTTATGAAAGAAACCTTTCTCAAATCTACGGCTAGATAGTGGATAGACCCaacatttgtaaaatttttgttGTCTTTTTATCTATTTCTTAGTACCAGAGCCACACTGCTACTGCtcttttgaaatttattcattttcaaacTGTAAAAATCGCGGGCGAATTCACGGTTAACAATTGTAGTGTGTGCGTATTAAGCGGTTTCGCGGTTACAGCGGTTAACCGCTCCCGGGAAAAAACCGTAGTGCGGCCTAGGCCTCACTGTTTAACACAAAAAAGCAAAATCCATTTGAGTTCACCGCTGGTCACCGCATCACGAATGTGAAAATCGATTCAATGACGTCGTCCAGGTCCTTGCTGAATGGCGACAGCTGGGCTTCGTACGACGGGGCTGACTTCAGCTTCCCCGCAACGGTCAGGCTACAATTCGGCCCGAGGAGTTGAACGTTGTCGCCTTTCCAACGTTTGCTGATGTTCACAAAACCGTTCCCGCCCACAAGGTTGATGACCCCGTGGTTCTCCGTCACCTCCACCCGACAATCGTTGCCAACCACCTCGATGTCGCCGTAGTTAGTACGAACATAAACGATGCAATTGTTTCCGACTACTTTCAGAAGGGTCGAGTTCGTCTCCATTGTCACTTTCTTCTTATTACCGACAATATTGTACTTCTTCATTTTTAGTATAGGGAAAAGTAGTAAGCAAATTACAAAACACTAAATTATCAACGATTTTTAACTTGAAATTGAGATACGTTATACGAATAAAGTATACTTTTTTGGTGTTTAAGCCGTGCGTTTTCTCAGCTGCTGGGAATACAATTGAATGGCGCTTTTAGAATGCGCGCCATTTTATAAGCGCGCGCGCACATTATCCCCCCGCGCCCCGCAGATATAGGGAGTCCCCTCAGTGCGTCATCCATTAATAACTGCTACGTTTCAACGCGCGAATGTCGAATCTTTTGTAGTAACCTCAATTGACCGTGATCAATTCTAGTAGAACCTTGATAGTGGTTTACTGagaaatgtataatatattaggtAAAATACCTACAGGCGGGAAGTTGTTTTATGTTAAACATTTAGTTTAGTTCGACCTCAATGTTTTTATAACAGTAAATCTGTGGTGTTGACAAAAACACAAACAATAAAGCACATTGTATAAAGCTTTGGTacgtaatagtaataatattaaaaaaataataatgtcataAGTCACAATCAAGAGTAACTTAATTTCAATCGACTTTTAAAACTTattgtataatttatatataatatgtgtagGTAACGTCTTTCTCTTTTCGTCGTATTTAGGACCTTTTGACTAATGAAATAGACTTCAATTTTACGTTTCAAGGTAATCGATGACATCCAGACTGCGTGAGCTCACTCACTGCTGAACATAAAATAGACCCTGAGCTTCGTCTGCATGTTCTAACTAATAAAAGGTTTCTCGTTATACGCGTCCAAGGTATCTAATGACGTCATAATATATCACTACAAATAAGTTTCATAATTTTCATtacgatatatttttattataaataataaataataaataaataaatattttaataacaatcacgccacgctaactggtcccgtgataagttcgtaaagaacttgtgttacaggtaccagataacggaaataaatgtaagatttttattatacacgtacatatattataatatttaatatacatccataaccctggaaaagagatttatatttatcatacaaatatcttcccttggcgggattcgaacccgcgacccccttgtgtagtgaccatgtcacttaccactacaccagacggccgttttttttagtttagctttattattatattagtttagcttgtttaataacaaaaaaaaaaagattttgttaGGTCGGCTATTTTCTCGTCGATATTATTCAGGCGTAAGCGTAACCGAAATACAAAAAACGAAGCTGATCTCAATTCATGTGTGTTTCCCCGAAACTTTTTTTCTGTATGAAcgaattttgatgattcttttagttttttggaAGTTGTCGCTACATGACGTAGACTCatttaaattaatctaaatagATATAGCCAGTGGTTTTTGAATTATCCTTAATAATGAACATGTAACCGACGACTACATTGACAATACAAGGCATCTTATTACGTTGAagtccgttttatttttttgttaaatatcttgtattattgtagtttttaaattgtaacCACTTGTATTGTCATGGGTCATTGTGTTgcgtgcattttttttaaacaaacaaatgtcTTGCAATTTgtaaaagatatattattattgaaagctTCCGTCACGTAGGTCTACGAAAGTGCACAATGATAGTAGAGTATGAGTAGAGTTGTATGAGGGCATCAGGGCTGGCTGAGGGGCCAGTTCGTCATTGTCCGTATTCGGCGGAACTGAGTTCATTGTAATTAGTCTGGTAAATACAAATAacacattcaaaaaaaaaactcataactACAGAGCAAAGAGTTTCGTTTTGAATCCTCTGAACGAAGACTCTATATTTTCCTATCCAGTCGCTGGTAGCAATTGAGGAGCTATACCAGCTTCTCTGGGCTCGTAGATTAGTTCACGGGGCCGAGCCTGAGAGACTGCTAACATCTGACCTAGAaacagcagtgcttcactgaatctactaccggattgtgatcgcgacctactgagaatatccggcgaaaaactcagtaggttgtgtATGTGGGTTATGTTCAACGAGAACGCTGGTCGATGCTTGGAATTGACgtacctttttttcctacctctgctgatagccttcagaggctatatcagcttcgccctaacatgtaggtgagctcacggggctcaaaccggagtggtgctaacactggccctagcaagagcagtgtttcgcagaatctaccaccggatcggatacgcgactcactgagaagatccggcgagaaactcaatgggctttgACGTAGTTGTCTACATGCCGCCTTTACATAGTGGAGTCACGGCGCGTACCCTGCATGTTCTTTTTTATtctagactagcgacccgccctcgcttcgcttcggaaacattaaaacacacatgaaaccaaaaaaaaaaattaaaaaaaaaataaaaaatgtagcctatgttcatcagggacaatgtcggcttctaatggaaaaagaatttttcaaatcggtccagtagtttcggagcctattcgaaacaaacaaacaaacaaatctttcctctttataatttttattctagACAAGGCAATATTCAACAATCGTCTTGAAACTACCGCGGTTTTTTTCCGCGACAATGCCGTTCTTTTGTAATGGCGTAGGTACTTACGACGTTTACAATGTCTAACTATAAGTCATTCTCTATGACATATCGAGGAAGCGCATTGAAAAGGCCTCTCCTTTTAAATCAATGCTACATATCATACAGGGAATCAAAAATCGATCAACACTAACTGATAAGATATCACTTTGTGTAGGTACGTATACGGGGGACATCACCGGCGCTTGCATTAACGAGCCCTTATCCAAAGGATTATTTTGTCCAAAGgcaattttgataatttttataattaaactataataatatatttcttgataaataaatgtttttatgattaaaaataattttacgttACACTTTTAAGTCTGgttttttcaaaaatagacggtagttaCCACTATATTCATATTTCGACGTATACCTAATATATATGTATCTTAGACAGGGTGAGTAAGAGGGTGCCGAGACTGATGTCTGGAATTTCGGaagcggttttggcgggcgatgCGGCGATTTATTTTGGGGCtcggggcatccacggtagttcacAGGGTGATCCTGTGTATGGCACAGAACGCAGCCAGGCGGTTTTCTAGTCGCGCGCACAGAGGACCATGGCGTGATCCCctacttaacacatcgggggcgcgcgctCTAACTCTACATCCTCTGATGAACAATAATAACAACGCTTTTTTTAACGGGGAACTTCCTGTGTTCGATTATGGCCGAGTTTTCCTTGTAGTTTGTGTACAGGGTCATTACCTCGATAATACGCATACCAGCTGAACGAGCTTCGACTGGTGGAGGGGAGTATTGTGCGTACTAGCCCGCTAGTATATTTCCGCCCCGCGGATAGCGTTCCGGTTAAAACAGTGGCACAGCGATAATTAAATATCCATGTTTGTATGCTTGTCCTCTTCGAAACCATTTATCCTATTGTTATAAAGCATCTAGTGTTGGATCATCTTAACCTTAAAGTTCAGCTTCGTATCGCAAATTGGGCGGCCGAATGTCTCCGCCCTCCTGTACGTAAAAGATTAGCTTATCTCCTGACCAGGGCTAGTCAAAGAACAGATTTATCACCTAGTGATCATGTATTTTATGTCTTTGTTCGTAAACGTGCGTACGACGCATCggccgtcagcaatgccaggctaGCAGATCTGCCTAGTGAATTCTAATGTTTCTGTttccatataatataatatggtctctgattctctctctctctctctctttttttctttctctatCTCTTTGATTAGATATTTTGTAGTGAAGGATTTGGTGTTTTCGATACCCATAATACAGGTAGAAATTCTTAATCCATTAAATGTATcgtttatttgtgttttgtttacAGTGACATACTTATATTAGCAAGCTTAAATCGATTTATGATTATATTCAACAACTATGATCCTTTCAGAATTGTGAGCTTCCATTATCataaagataatatttttataaatataataatgatattaataaaaatgaaaatataccGACTAGATTCGTCCGTGACATTGCTGACGATGAGTCGtgaaaggcgatgctcgacttctgtgaGTGCAGCATcttgcagaaggaggcggcggggcgcgttagagacgcacaatcccgccgccgcgccgtcgagcgggggtcAGGGAGGCGAATCTCggccaagccctggccctctaagtgtttcgggtcctcctcacatgtcggtctggggaccgacgaggggggcctaagaagtcgacgtgcaagctgctctgcacgcgttttacgcaagagcatctgggtgatggaaggccggctatcctcgacccacgctggttctgacccagcggggtattccgtaggataactcactctaaccggcgccatctaggctaGTCTTCAGATAGCCTTCAGATAGAATTTCGACCATAATCTCGAATACTTAGATCTAGTATTTAGATTCAATTTACGTATGAAATgttctcttttgttttattttattatagagagagagagaatagaCTTTATTTCAAACTTACAAATAcactttatattataagaaaGAAAGGGAATCCATTATATGTACCAGTTTTCCTTCCTCCTTCAGTTGCATTTCCTCAAAAATTCTAAGTAAACTAGTAGGCTAATCATTCTTCGCGACATCGTAGCGTCGAAATTTTTGAATCATATTTTACGTGAAATCCTTTATcagtattttcattttatacgtatgtatgtactgTTCCATGAATGTGCAGAAATAGTGAGCTACGAACGACGAGCTGACGGTCTGATATTATTATGTGGTTAGGCTGCagaccatggacatcaacaacgttaataCCATCGCTCACCTTAAAACATGAATTCTAAGTTTTTGTTGTAtaatacaacggttgccccgccctagtacctacccgtgtgggctcacaagatacCCTATCTCCGGTTGACGCTTCAATGTCTCAAAGTAGACCGGGCCATTCACATTGTGGTTTATGAGGTCACGCCCAAGCATAACTAACATATTAAGCCCCGTAAAatgactatttaaaaaaatacaaaattaaaatcatttcaaacctTTATAggtgtaaatattattaagcgCGACAGATGACTCATGACTCGAATGCTTACTAAATTGATGTAATCTGAGTTGAAATACACACACATCGTACCCATGAGTCATATTTAGACGCAACCGCTTACTTGCCTTTGAGCACGTGCCCGAAATACCACTGATTAGTAAATACACAGACGTGACAATtcgatttacatttgacatgatTATAAACAGAATCCCCCTCTTACAATTTTCATACATTTAGTTAGAGATTTTTCTAATGATGTAAAATTTTGATCCCCAGCGGATCGATCGTCATAACTTACTCATAATTGATTGATCTTAAAGCTACGCATTTATACCAGCGCTTGAAGTACATCCCCTTTAAAAGTGTGACCTTCAATACCAGCAATTCATCTGAAAACGCCATATGCCTTCAAACAGCCGGCTATGCTGCGTCCACAGGCAAGCCTCTAGTGGCTCTTTGCTCTGAAGGTAGTTggcgtaatgaaaaaaaaaagatgaagagATCATCACAACCAATTCCTCATAGCACTCTCCATGAAACACAGCACAAACTACAAACAGCATTAAAACCTCTTCGTAGACCCAGAGATTCCAAGCGTTCAAGATTATTTACAATTCGAACGAAGCTGTAAATACTGTACCTAAGCTGTAAATAGTTCTCAGACTAcacgatataataatattattccttTGCGTGTGCAATGGAggaattttataaaacaaaaaaccagcACTTTGGTTTTGTGCCCGAGACTTTTTCGCGGGaaagcgaggagtgaagttgtatgatttgttttattttgtctatttagtgtaatgtgtaataacggtgatttaaccactgaccatcaggtgggccgtattacaaaggcaataaaaaaaaccatattaccatttttcataacattaaaTGAGCACGTTTAATAACAACTCTGGAGATGGATGTTTGACAATAATTCCATGCCCCTTCTTATATCTttatcgagaaaaaaaaaacatgcgaaACCTTGAGTCTTCGTTCCACATTTCAAGACAAGTGTTAATATTCACGAGCTAAGATCACCGTTACGTAATTAACACAACCTATAGACGCCATTAAGTTTTTTCAATAATTCAGCGAAGATTCTCCATGTTTACTGAACAGGCTATGCCGACTACGTGTGTACAAGATTTTCAGTAGTCTATCATTACAGCAACTCACATACTACACGTAACCAATTGAAACGAAATGAGGTAATTTCTCAAGAATTTTATCAACAGATGCAAATGACTTTCGCATGATGCCACTTCATTTCAACAACATGGCTCCATTTAAAAGTGTGACACAATCAGTTAAACCACGCTGTCATTGGAGATAATGTCCCTTGCATCAAATCTTATcatgatatattttaattttacgtaaCAGATGTATATCAAGTCTCTAactaaactagaggtcccacagtagtcgaaattcgactttaattaattggaattgtaagtttgtacactaatatgattgtattaaatacttctatagtcaaaaatttcgccaagactacactataaaaaatattaacaaaggcaaacaatatttaatctattctcaattttacaacagacgccaagaacaaaagtatgacaataaatagtatgcatgcgtgtgtgcgtcaaatacacggtatgtagtgtgtgtaatgttttctttattgatttaatgaatcttttatgcattatttaaaaaatatattagcattgtgcacttcttctctatattctctataagtgtggaaaatttcatactcctccgtccgcgcaattttcgtaaaaagggatacaaagtttttgcttcacgtattaatatatagattaccaaTGGAAACATAGGGAGCAAGTACAAGCGAATTGCATTGAATGTGTCATTTTATATTTCGTATTCTGGCGGTAGATGAGGAAAATATCAGTTATGAGTACAGGGCTGAAAGTTCTGAAGAACCTGTAGTTTCTGAATAATAATCGAacaaatcattatattattattataagtgactagctgacccggcagacttcgtagtgccgcaatcgataaatacttttatttaggTCTTTACCTAaggtttttgtataaaataaacttaaaacaaacaaaaggaattcgtccgacgggggacacatcaaaggaaaaaaaattgttattattattatttaattccgaacattttcattaatttatctaccttttaaatcttctctggacttccacaagtaattcaaaataaaaattagccaaatcggtccagctgttctcgagttttagcgtgactaacgaacagcaattcatttatatatatacatatatagacaaTGGTTTGTTGTCAATTTAATCTTTTTCCACGTCATTGGCGTCCTTTGAGAATCGTTCACATCGTGGCTTCCACGTCGGCGTTGGGGTCGACCGACGTTGATTCATCAGATTTGGTTAGGCAGCTAGCTAAAATAACCATTCACAGAACTAAATaacgtatatattttttcgaaatcatgacaaaatacgtaaataaaacCACGTATACTGGTGGTTAGGTGTATCGTGCCTGGTTAGGTACCACGATCGCGCACAATGTTGTTGGCGgaattcatgttgtgatgtccATAAGCTCTGATAACCACTTTACCAGGTCCAGAGTGACCGGTAAActaatatatttgtatgtttaAGAACTCAAAGGATCTGCTAGAGGTCGCGGTCATCCTAGACGTCTTTAAACTGATGACgatgatttaaaaacaaatgaataactTACCTAAATGCTATAAATATATCGTTCTCGAAGCTAAAACCACAATAAAGTACTCACGGGAGTGGAAAATAGTGAAACGTTTATAGCCTAAGTAATTATTGTTATCGTAATAATCATTACCAAATACTTTGGTTTTCATTGGTTTTGgttcttattataataatatgtacatccaATCTAACACGAAGCCTTGTGGCAGGATCACCCGTGTCTACAGGAGACTAATTTATGCATCCCAGCGGAATTTTTGCTAAATCAAAatgcttgaatataaaaataaaaaaactaacctaataattaacggccgtctggtgtagtgttaagtgacatggtcactacacaaggggttcgcgggttcgaatcccgccaagggaatcTTCcctttgtatgataaatataaatgtcttttccagggttatggatgtatattaaatatatgtatgtgtataataaaaatcttacatttattaccgctatctggtacctgtaacacaagttctttacgaacttaccacgggaccagttaacgtggcgtgattgttagtaaaaactAAACTGAACTAACCTAATATGATTTTCcgaagattttaatatttttcgtgtTTCGATGACAAATTCATATCGTTTTAAGTACGTTTTTAACACACACCGAATTACAAATTTAGAATTACAAAAcaacactaaaatatttttaactttcaACAAActaaagctatttatttataactaaggCGCAGCGTCCTTTGATGATCGCGAGCGTATTCTAATAAatacctaattattttttttaatctgtagATTGTGAATGAGTGAAGATATTTATGACTCTATTGAAGTTGATCCCAAAATACTAATAATTCTCGGTACGAACTTATGCGGTTACGCACATTGATTTGTGGCGTGTAGTgtaatttcacaaaaaaaaaacttctaaatcTTAcgcatactaaaaaaaaaccaagttcTATAAACAATTTCACACGAAACTATCCTCgatatattaaatgtattagTTATGATTTCCTTCcaagtaaaaatgaaatatagcaTCAGAATCTGTCAGCACAGATAACGCGGGCTTCGGGAAATTGTTATTTTCGCGCTGTGTCATTTACGTTTTTAAATTCGGAAAACCGTTATGCGTTAAGGCAACGGAATTTAGGAATTTCCAGCCTTGTTTATTGTGATCTAAGTAAAATGTTGGCAccttttaaagtttttgtttacGTATGTCGTTTATTGTGATTTATTTGATACCTTCGATTAAATCACTCAGTGTTGGTTTTTCGAAGAAGCTAGAATCCGGTTGCGTTATAACTTAATATGTAGACGTGTTCCACGATAATTCAAACTCATGTTAACAATGTAcgtcaataaaaataagaaataaattgtattttgacAAATACAGATATACAGAAAAAGAAagataagcattttttttatttattgcttagatgggtggaggagctcacagcccacctggtgttaagtggttactggagcccatagacatc contains the following coding sequences:
- the LOC101738751 gene encoding uncharacterized protein LOC101738751 produces the protein MKKYNIVGNKKKVTMETNSTLLKVVGNNCIVYVRTNYGDIEVVGNDCRVEVTENHGVINLVGGNGFVNISKRWKGDNVQLLGPNCSLTVAGKLKSAPSYEAQLSPFSKDLDDVIESIFTFVMR